In Lolium rigidum isolate FL_2022 chromosome 3, APGP_CSIRO_Lrig_0.1, whole genome shotgun sequence, the genomic window tataattgtattaaccgaaacattgatacatgtgtgatatgtaaacaacaaagagtccctagtatgcctcttaactagcttgttgattaatggatgattagtttcataatcatgaacattggatgttattaataacaaggttacatcattgtatgaatgatgtaatggacacacccaattaagcgtagcataagatctcgtcattaagttatttgctataagctttcgatacatagttacctagtccttatgaccatgagatcatataaatcacttataccggaaaggtactttgattacatcaaacaccactgcgtaaatgggtggctataaaggtgggattaagtatccggaaagtatgagttgaggcatatggatcaacggtgggatttgtccatcccgatgacggatagatatactcgggccctctcggtggaatgtcgtctaatgtcttgcaagcatatgaataagttcataagagaccacataccacggtacgagtaaagagtacttgtcaggagacggggttgaacaaggtatagagtgataccgaagatcaaacctcggacaagtaaaatatcgcgagacaaagggaattggtattgtatgtgaatggttcattcgatcactaaagtcatcgttgaatatgtgggagccattatggatctccggatcccgctattggttattggtcggagtgagtactcaaccatgtccgcatagttcacgaaccgtagggtgacacacttaaagttggatgttgaaatggtagtatttgaatatggaatggagttcgaatatttgttcggagtcccggatgagatcccggacatcacgaggagttcggaatggtccggagaataagattcatatataggatgtcattttatgtgaataaaatgtcgcggaaggttctatggaaggttctagaaggttctagaaaagtccggaagaaaccaccaaggaaggtggagtccacatgggactccacctccatggccggccaaccctagtgggggaggagtcccaagtggactccccctagggagccggccacccccatatgggaggtggaactcccaccttggtgggagtcctagctaggctaggtttccccctctctatggaaggtttttggttcgggtcttattcgaagacttggagaccaactcttggggatccacctatataatgaggggcataggggagggggccggccacaccaaagccacaagttggccgcacccccttgaggccggccaccccctcccaaaccctagccgccccctctcctccatagctcccgcatgctttagcgaagctccgccggagttctccaccgccaccgagcaccacgccgtcgtgcttcgtcggattcaagaggagctactacttccgctgcccgctggaacgggaggtggacgtcgtcttcatcaacaaccgaacgtgtgaccgagtacggaggtgctgcccgttcgtggcgccggaaccgatcgtgatcaagatcttctacgcgcttttgcaagcggcaagtgaacgtctaccgcagcaacaagagcctcatcttgtaggctttggaatctcttcaagggtgagactcgataccccctcgttgctaccgtcttctagattgcatcttggtttggattgcgtgttcgcggtaggaaaatttttgttttctatgcaacgttatcctacagttaatccctgcttccctctgcgaagggtcaatcttttacttttacattgagtctccatcctttctttgagcactttcttgagagcacaactgtcattcttagtataatatgcttgtcccaaaatatgattaattgtggtataactttgatgcttttatctttgacaatcactatttctagtctttctatgaacttcagaggtgcacgagcatttatgttttgttgatcaaatatgggcaagcgagataccactctatcatactcttttatggacattgcaatcctgcttatatacatgattcatgatgcttattattaattgttggtacctttccatgattgacatagctacttggatgatcttatttgcatgtatcttattatgaactgcctaagtgttagccatagcatgagaatatttacatcatatgaacaaatgtgttcgtgaaagttcttttatcgctcagttgttaactgaattgcttgaggacaagcaataagctaagtttggggggagttgatacgtccaaaacgtatctactttcctgaacacttttgctattgttttgcctctaatttatgtattttggatgcaactaacacggactaacgctgttttcagcagaactgttctggtgtctcgtttttgcgcagaaattcaactttcaggaaaatcctcggaatttatgcgaaaggtcctattttcccagaatactgacggagccagaagggcaagccatgtCGGGgcctgagggccccacacactaggccggcgcggcccggggagggcgcgcggccctagtgtgtggcggcctcggccggcccccgacgccctctttcggactacttattgccttcgacctaaaaacgcacgggaggaagtcgaagtcgccagaaaccctccagaacgccgccacatcgcgaaactccgtctcgggagccagaagtctccgttctggcactccgccgggacggggaattggaggagatcatcgccatcatcaccaccgacgcctctccatcgaccagccatgtttcccccatccatgtgtgagtaattcccccgctgtaggctgaaggggatggtagggattggatgagattggtcatgtaatagtataagattgttagggcatagtgcctagtgtccgtaattggtactttgatgatattgttgcaacttgttatgcttaatgcttgtcactagggcccgagtgccatgatctcggatctgaacatgttattacttcatcatgatattcattgtttatggtcttacccgcaagttgtatacacatatcgtctgtccggaaccaatggccccgaagtgacgaaatcgggacaaccggaggggatggtagtgatgtgaggatcacatgtgttcacggagtgttaatgctttgctccggtactctattaaaaggagtaccttaatatccagtagattcccttgaggcccggctgccacggctggtaggacaaaagatgttgtgcaagtttctcattgcgagcacgtacgactataattggaacacatgcctattgattgctttgtacttagataccgttttattattatctgcaaatgccctgcttgattgttacatgagtttctctcatccatgcaacgcctgttatctgtccccgtgcctacagtattttaatcctgctgtttactataatcactacttgctgtctcgttactctgctcgctgttatttcactacttgctactgctataaagctgttactacttgataaactcttgcgagcaagtctgtttccaggtgcagctgaattgaaaactccgctgttaaggctttcaagtattctttgtctccccttgtgtcgaattaataaattgggttttactacccacgaagactgctgcgatcccctatacttgtgggttatcagtccgACGGTGACCTCTCTCGTGCCGTACTCTATTCTCCCACCGTATTCTGGGCCTGTAACTTCCAAAGCATTTTTCTTGATGAAAAAGAGGATAGCTTCCGAAGCATTTTTTCTTGAAAACTAGGCCAACTTTCAAAACATGAATGTAGCTAGTATGTAGCATCATAAGGCATTAAGATATTTTCCCCTTCAAGTGTATTTGGATAGAATCTATAATCAAACGCGAATATGCATAGAATAGAAGACAAGAGTCCAATGGTACTTTCTTTTGCTTACTATAAGTGCTACTCCATGATGCACTTTAAATATGGTACATGATACAAATCATCCATCGATCCAATTGTTTGATCGGCGTGAAATGTTGGGCCTAATGGAAGGGTCCGGGCTTGGGCTGGATTTGGCGCTGACGAGGCTCTCGTGAGTCTGATTTGTCGCGATCGAGCACAATCCAGTGAGGTCGGTGCTCTTGCGGAAGGTTCATACTTCGCATTTTATGCTACACTGGTGTATTCACATGTTACCAACTTGTGTGCATTGTGTTGTGAACACATGAGCAAGATGTTGCAATTATTTGGGTGATTGCTGCCAGATGTTGTGCGAATGCTTTCGTGGTGTGCTGCAAGCCTTTTCCTACCATCTTATATACGGCCATACGAGCTTTGAATTTTTTTATCGTTGTTTGCTGTGACCAATGAGGAATTTGTACGACTAGTGCGGATTCACTATATAGTCATAGTTCTTTTGAAGCATTAGTGTTTTTGAATTGACGCGACATTCATTGTATAGTTTTTATCCATTGTAGGAAAAAATGTTGAGATGATGTTGTAAGAGTGCAAAACTGTGATGCACAGATGGGGTATGATGCAAAGCTCATACGAGTGAGATTCCGCGTTTAATAAAGATATGGCAATGTGGCCATTTTCTCCTCCAAATCTATAGATTGATGCATATGACTGTTCTTCGGATAGTCTTGTACTACCTCATGGGCCTTTGGATATTCTTGTACAACATAATCAATGTTGCTTCATTTGTGCGCAAGTGCACCAACAAAATTCTTCAACTTGTAACCATTTGGCACGAGCAATATTTGTCGTTGGCATTGGTGGAGGTTCACGAAAAGACCAAAGATGAAAAGCTTAGGTATGTATCATGCCTAAACAGGCTATGAAACAAAACAAGATCTTTGGTGGAGGTTCACGAAGGTTAACATTGGTATCAAATACACACCAGTGTGACGTGAATGAACACGGATAGAAATCACCTGAAGAAAGGTGTGGTGAGGTACGGCCACTCCAACTAAAACAGTTAATGCGGAGATCATTGATAAACGGGGCCCATTTCAAGCTTCAAACTCGTGTCTTTTAACGCCATCCGTGCAGCAATAGAACACATAAAATACAACAAGGATCATAGTTCACTCGAGTTGCATGTCAAACTAATTCACTACGGTTGATGAGATGGTTTCCTGAGACGAGAAAGGCTAGAAAGTATGTGAGCGAAGAACCAGAAAATCAGGCTTAGGACATTTTCACCAAATGTATCGTAATAACCCATAAGTCCCACCGGATATATTTTAGAACGGGTCAAGAAGAGTTGGGAGGTTGTTTATTATATATACCTACACAGGTCGCTTGTGTCATTagtgttgctttctttatagagcACCCTAGGAATAGTTTTTGATTGTTTGTTTAGGTAGCTTATATCAAGCATGTCGCTCGATCCCTCGGAATAGTTTTGAAGCCTTTAAGTTACTCCTTTAGAATGCCTGCAAAGTCCTGAGTTCCTCACGTTCGAGAAAAGAAATCACAGAGTTTCCTTTTTTCTTGAGAAAAAATCACACAGTTTTTCTTGACCGCACAGTTCGAAGTTACCTATCGAGATTCTAGAACCTAGTGGCAGTCGGCAGGCCTGGAAACGGCCCAACCCGCGATAACCATCACCCGAAAGGACCTGCGGATTTCCCAAACCATCTTTTCTTAACCCTTTTTTCCTCCTCCCTGGAAAATAAAATAGGGGCGACCCTCTGCCCGGTTTCGTGCAAGCCGAGTCCGCCCCACGAGCGCGCACGTATCGCTGCCTCCGCCTAGGGTTTTAGCCCTTCCCTCCACCGTCCCACCCCGCGCCGCACCCCTCAACAAATCCCCAGCCCCGCACACCCAATCCCCTCCCCACCCTACCACCGAGCGACcgagcggcggccggcgccggGAGAGCCGAGATGGACAGGTACCAGCGGGTGGAGCGGCCGCGGCCCGAGTCCGCCATCGCCGAGAACGAGATCCGAATCACCGCCCAGGGGCTTATCCGCAACTACGTCTCCTACGCCACATCCCTCCTCCAGGTCCGCTCCCCTGCCCCCTCTCCCCGTCGGTTCCGTATTCGTGTTGGCTCGAATCGGCGCCTTGTTGGCGGTCCCGCGAGGTCGCGGTGTGTGGTTCTCCGTTTGGGTTCAGAAGAAGAGATGGCGTGATTCGCACGGCTAGTTCGGTTTGGCCTAATGGCGTCCCGAGGCTGCGTCGAACCGGCGCGTGTGTAGATTTGGACTGGGCCGATTGCCGCATGGATTCGGTGTTGGTATGTGGTGTTCGGATGAATGGGCGCTGTTTTGTTGATGTTTTGAGATAATATACTAGGAAGGATGGGTGGAGTCGGTATGATTTAGCGCTTAATAATTCATTGTAAATCTGGTTCTGATGTGTCGGGTATCGAGCATGCCGCTGGGTCGAGATTGTCAAGGTTTATGCGCCGACCCGATATGCTTCTGCGGATTTTGGTTGCATACCGGGGATAGAAACTCATCAATGTACAGCTATTTGTATTATTTCGGGTCTTCAGCTGCTAATGCCTTTGGAAACATAATAATTTCAAGTGTCTAATGCTGAGATTATGAAACCCGTGGTGAGTGGTGACTGCAGTTGGAGATCAGTTGTAAAACGTGCCAGCCTACTGTGATATGGTGCAGTGGTTTGTCCCGTTAGTTTTTCTGTCAGTTACTTACCCCTTTTGGATGCATTCACGATATGTGGGTGGCCGTAGAATGTCTAGCAAAGGAGGTGTAGAATTTGATGCTGGGTTTGAATGATTCGGAATTTGATGCTGTTGCTAGTCTTGTATTCCCTGTGATACAATAGCTGTACAGTCATGGTAGCTTTACATCTCTGATATTTTTGTATTGTTTCCTTCCTGACTCATGTTTAATATTTTGAATAGGATCGAAAGATTAAGGAGATTGTTCTGAAAGCCATGGGACAGGCAATCAGCAAGTCCGTTGCTGTCACAGAGATTATCAAGGTGATTCTGCAGTTTTGTTTTTCTCATGTTATTACATGTCGCATTGGCCAGAACCATATTTGACAGCTTTCTTTGAAAACAGAAAAGGATCCCTGGGTTGTACCAAGACACCAACATCAGTTCTGTCAGCATAACTGATGTCTGGGAACCTATTGAAGAAGGCCTTGTCCCGTTAAGTTTCCTTTTCTCTCCACCATCCTACCATCACATTAACTTCTGTTGCACCGAGGATTCTAATTCATTTCAatgtttgtttgttttgcagaTTGGAGATGACTCGACATGTTTCAATGATTTCAATAACTTTGTCTCCAGTAGATCTGGACCAAAACTCTCCAGGGTAATTTTGATGGATGCCTGTTATTATCTTAGAAGTCCTGTTGCTGTTTCAAATTATATTTCTAATTTATAAGGTCATTGTGCATGTATCCTGTTGTGGCTTTGGAAGATTAATACATTTTCTTGTAGGTATCAAACCCCATCTTATGTTGAACAGCCCAGGCAACAGCAGCGCCTTCAGCAGGCGCCACCACAGCTGCGTCAACCTCGCCAGCCGCCAGCTGATTATGAAGGTATAATAGTGATAATTGGCTGTGTTTTTTGTGATTCAGTTCCTCAAACTTATGACAATCCTGTTTTTGTTAGACTCCTATGCTCGGGGTCGTGGCAGAGGAAGGGGCCGAGGACGTGGTAGGGGTTGGGGTAGAGGAGGTTATGGTGGATATGGAAATAACCAAGGCGGGTATAACCAGGGAGGGTACAACCAAGGTGGATACAATCAAGGTGGATACAACCAAGATGGTGGGTACTATGATAATGGATACAACCAAGATGGTGGTTACTATGAAAATCAAGGTGGATATGGTGGTGGATATGGCTACAACCAAGGCCGAGGAAACTACCAAGGTATGTAAGGGTAGCTTGTAAATTTCTATTGCTGATATTGCTTATTTAAGAAATTTGGATGCTCAATTGATTTAATGAACCAGAAAATGGTGGATATAATCGAGGACGGGGTGGTATCCGTGGAAGAGGCAATTGGAGTTACCGTGGGGGTATGGCCTGATATAACATACTTGTGTTTCCTGATTGAGTACTTTTATGAACTCATGTTCTGATCGGGTATTCCATCATGCATTTGCTCTTGTTTACCTTCGAGCCTTCCACATTGAGATCTTACCTCTGTCATGCATGCTTAAAATCACAATGTGTGAACATATAAGTAACTCATGCATCCCAATATTCTTCACATGCGGCAGTTCCTCTTGTGATTGAGGACCTGATAATGTAACTGTCATGCCTGTTTACTATGTAATAAAAGGTTCGATGTCCATTTGATATGTTGCTTTTGTTAGACACACTCTGTTTACCTGTTAGTTTGTCATGCAAATTGCCTAGTATTGTCCTAAAAATGATGACCATTTGAACTTCCTTTGAGGGTAATATAAATTCTGTATCTGGTCTGTTAATTTTTCTCATGTGCCATTTCTTTTAGATATGTCAAAGGTTTTTTTAATATTGATCTTAACTTATGTTTCTGCTTGCAGGATATGAACGTGGCAGAGGTGGTGGTGCTCCAGGTGGGAGGGGATATGAAGGTGGAAGGGGATATGACCAAGCTCCTGCTGGAAGGGGC contains:
- the LOC124704226 gene encoding glycine-rich protein DOT1-like, which produces MDRYQRVERPRPESAIAENEIRITAQGLIRNYVSYATSLLQDRKIKEIVLKAMGQAISKSVAVTEIIKKRIPGLYQDTNISSVSITDVWEPIEEGLVPLEMTRHVSMISITLSPVDLDQNSPGYQTPSYVEQPRQQQRLQQAPPQLRQPRQPPADYEDSYARGRGRGRGRGRGRGWGRGGYGGYGNNQGGYNQGGYNQGGYNQGGYNQDGGYYDNGYNQDGGYYENQGGYGGGYGYNQGRGNYQENGGYNRGRGGIRGRGNWSYRGGYERGRGGGAPGGRGYEGGRGYDQAPAGRGYGGGRGYDQAPAGRGGYEGGRGYDQAPAGRGGYEGGRGYGRARGRVARGRGY